A DNA window from Peptostreptococcaceae bacterium contains the following coding sequences:
- a CDS encoding iron-only hydrogenase system regulator, with protein sequence MRKKFAVIGAILDRPRETQHIFNDTVAEYKGIVKGRMGIPYEEAGVSVISIIVFGTMDEINGLTGKLGNIRGINVKTSISKKDFDS encoded by the coding sequence ATGAGGAAGAAATTCGCTGTCATAGGGGCAATTTTGGATCGGCCCAGAGAGACCCAACATATATTCAATGATACGGTAGCTGAATATAAGGGAATCGTCAAGGGCAGAATGGGAATTCCCTATGAAGAAGCAGGAGTTTCTGTAATTTCAATAATTGTATTTGGAACAATGGATGAAATTAACGGATTGACTGGCAAACTCGGAAACATAAGAGGAATAAATGTTAAGACATCTATTTCGAAAAAGGATTTCGACAGCTGA